ACACACTACCATCATGATGACTCCAATTCCAACAATACTATGAATATGCTCACCTTAATACATGTCATGGAGCCTTTTCCTCACTACGTCTTTCCTGGAATGCAGGGTGCTTACCAATTtactccctctccctctctctctgcgtatatgtatgtgtttgtatatatatataaacacatacACTCAGATGGCTGTATAAGGTTCAATTAGCgtgtattaattttcaatttggatCCATATACAGAGTTGGAACAAGTGCATTTGGGTGATTAATTCAATGactgtttaatttttatatatatggttttGAATTGTTTCCAGCCGTGTTTCCGACAACCTCGGTCATACAATCCGTGAACAAAGCTCAAGAAGAAACTGCATCCGCAATGCTCACTCAGGCACTGCACATGTGTGCTCAAAGAATGGTCAGTActacttttccatttccttaaATCCTGTAGTTAGAGCTCATCATAGAGACTTGATCGATCTTTATATTTGGTAAATCAAGAATGCAAGACACCATAAGCTAAAACGCGCTCATTTAATCAAACGGACatggaaaaattaatgtaattgtgCTTATTTGATATATCTGTAGGTAGTAACCGTTGCCAGGTCTTCAATTTTGAGGCACGCTTGCTCGAAATTTGAGTTTATGAATGTTTTTTCCGTACCATCGAACATTAATGTAGGTTAAAGCAAAAACATGTATTCTGGAAGGAGATCCTAAGGAGATGATATGCGATGTTGCGGAGCAAATGCAGATTGATCTCATCGCTATAGGTAGCCGTGGGCTTGGAAAGATCAAGAGGtaataatattgcaaatttgCACGTTTTAAATGGTCTAGTCAGATCTTTTATCATACTTTCGTAGCATGTCATACTAAATGGGTCTATATATGACCTCTGCATAGATTTAAGTGTGACGGAAAATtcattacttattttaaatgctATGTGAATCGTTCAAAACCCCTAATTATGAACCAATTAATCTCTGGCGCGATTAAGCATATAATCATAATGCTTTACATGTAAGTAACATTCATTTCTTTGCAACTACCACTTGACAAGAACGATCGGCCCACATTCTTGGGTGATGAATGAAACAGATTTACAGAATATTGCAAGAGCCAGTTTTCTGTTTTGTTCTTGTCTTTTCATAGACATCATCAAGGTTTAGCACAGGTTCCTACAGAAATGGTTGATATGTATTGTTGTCTTTCTTGATAAATGTTCTTgcaaagaaattcaaaatctgATCAATTAACATGTTTTCTTGTGTAGGGCTTTCATGGGAAGTGTTAGTGATTATGTGACTCACCACGCGAAATGTCCCGTTCTCGTAATAAAGCAACCAAGCGATTTCCAGAAATAGTTGCTCATGATATGATTTGGAATCCTTAACTATATGTCAAATAGATAAACAATAACTCTCTTTGGCTTAGTGTATGCAGACTTGTGTACTACCGAACTTGCCTGGATGTGTTGATTATGTTGGTTTTGAGCAAGAATGCAACATATACATCCACGAATTAtgggaaaaaatgaaattataccTAGTTGAGCCGCATGGGCTGTTGTAATAtcgataaaatttgaacttgtTTAGGATGAATTTAAACTACACACTTAAGTATGAGTAATAACAATACTTTAACGTTGATTTCATTTAATGTAAAGTCTTCATGGATATAGTGAACCCAAATATGGAAAAATACGATTTTGGTTTCTAGATAAAATCATTTATGCATTTTGGTTTTCAAACGActtaaatttgttgttttttttttttttgtagtgtttagTCCTTCTATTTACAAAATCGTTAAAGTTAATAAATGCTTCATTTAAAGGGTAGGAAATAGCTAATTTTTTGTCTAGTTttgtggtaattttttaagtttaggttcaatgcatttatttttttcatttttcttcaaacttcaaaagacagtggaaaaaatgcatttaaacaACAAACTTTCTACATAATCTTAACAAAATGTTGTAAAGCGAAGTATTGGcactataatatttatttttttgtcttcgTGATATTGGTTGTTatcatatttatcttattgtatttataatacCGTATGCATTATATTCtgatgtaaataaaaaatgtggtGCTCGGGTCCG
The nucleotide sequence above comes from Sesamum indicum cultivar Zhongzhi No. 13 linkage group LG11, S_indicum_v1.0, whole genome shotgun sequence. Encoded proteins:
- the LOC105173950 gene encoding uncharacterized protein LOC105173950, which translates into the protein MADSSRVAAVSGGPALAEEKMRVMVAMDESDESFYALHWVLNNLFSPGIVATETQTHYHHDDSNSNNTMNMLTLIHVMEPFPHYVFPGMQAVFPTTSVIQSVNKAQEETASAMLTQALHMCAQRMVKAKTCILEGDPKEMICDVAEQMQIDLIAIGSRGLGKIKRAFMGSVSDYVTHHAKCPVLVIKQPSDFQK